One part of the Bdellovibrio bacteriovorus genome encodes these proteins:
- the trxA gene encoding thioredoxin, whose amino-acid sequence MGTFTKAVTDTSFDAEVLNSSTPVLVDFWAEWCGPCRALAPKLEEVAQELGAKVKIVKVNVDENPSVPGKYGIRGIPAMLLFKGGSEVGQLVGNHPKDAILEFLNKNV is encoded by the coding sequence ATGGGCACATTTACTAAAGCAGTTACAGACACGTCTTTCGATGCAGAAGTTCTAAACTCTTCGACTCCAGTACTGGTAGATTTCTGGGCCGAGTGGTGTGGACCTTGCCGTGCTTTGGCTCCTAAGCTTGAAGAAGTTGCACAGGAGTTGGGTGCGAAAGTGAAAATCGTAAAAGTGAACGTGGATGAGAATCCAAGCGTTCCTGGCAAATACGGCATCCGCGGTATCCCTGCGATGTTGTTGTTCAAAGGCGGCAGCGAAGTGGGCCAATTGGTTGGCAACCACCCGAAAGACGCTATTCTTGAATTCCTGAACAAAAACGTTTAA
- the rodA gene encoding rod shape-determining protein RodA produces MFTSLHVEERTLFKKLDINLIIVILALNVIGLINLWSATHGPTTQDVASLFISQIMWLIVGWTVFLVVTIVDYSIVTRIALIAYVLNLGAILYVTFFGKVALGAQRWIDLGFFRYQPSETMKLALIMLMAKILATRSTHGSGMGLKELALPLTALLIPFGLVVEQPDLGTAMMLAAIGGSMLIFAKIRKTILATIIALGIIAIPIAWKFVLHDYQKNRVLTFLSPTSDPRGTGYNSIQSKIAVGSGRFFGKGFMKGTQSQLEFLPERHTDFIYSVLSEEHGFVGSIAVVGLFCFLFITGIRIASNARDKFGALLTVGVLCYIFWHMFVNIGMVIGLLPIVGVPLPLLSYGGSSMLTTMAGLGLVSSVAYRRYLF; encoded by the coding sequence GTGTTTACCTCTTTGCATGTTGAAGAAAGAACCCTCTTCAAAAAATTAGACATCAATCTGATCATCGTGATCCTGGCCCTGAATGTGATCGGCCTGATCAATCTTTGGAGTGCGACCCACGGCCCGACCACTCAGGACGTGGCATCCCTGTTCATTTCCCAGATCATGTGGTTGATCGTGGGCTGGACGGTTTTTTTGGTTGTGACCATTGTTGATTATTCCATCGTCACCAGAATTGCCCTGATTGCCTATGTCCTGAATCTGGGCGCGATTTTGTATGTGACCTTCTTCGGTAAGGTCGCCTTGGGGGCGCAGCGCTGGATTGATTTGGGTTTCTTCCGTTATCAGCCTTCTGAAACCATGAAACTGGCGTTAATCATGCTGATGGCCAAGATCCTTGCCACTCGCAGCACCCACGGCTCAGGCATGGGCCTGAAGGAACTGGCGCTGCCTTTGACAGCCCTTCTGATTCCGTTTGGTCTGGTTGTTGAGCAGCCGGACTTGGGAACCGCGATGATGCTGGCCGCGATCGGCGGATCCATGCTGATCTTTGCAAAAATCCGCAAAACCATTCTGGCAACGATCATCGCCCTGGGAATCATCGCGATTCCGATCGCCTGGAAATTCGTTTTGCATGATTATCAGAAAAACCGCGTTTTGACGTTCCTGTCCCCGACCAGTGACCCACGCGGCACCGGTTACAACAGCATCCAGTCAAAAATCGCCGTGGGTTCCGGCCGCTTCTTCGGAAAAGGCTTTATGAAGGGCACCCAGTCCCAACTGGAGTTCCTGCCGGAACGTCACACGGACTTTATTTATTCTGTTCTTAGCGAAGAACACGGGTTCGTGGGCTCCATCGCCGTGGTGGGTTTGTTCTGCTTCCTGTTCATCACCGGAATCCGTATCGCTTCGAACGCCCGCGACAAATTCGGAGCGTTGTTAACCGTGGGAGTCCTTTGTTACATCTTCTGGCACATGTTTGTGAACATCGGAATGGTGATTGGACTGCTGCCGATCGTAGGGGTTCCTTTACCACTGCTGTCTTACGGTGGTTCCAGCATGCTGACCACCATGGCAGGCTTGGGATTGGTTTCCAGCGTCGCCTACCGCAGATATCTGTTCTAG
- a CDS encoding iron-containing redox enzyme family protein, whose amino-acid sequence MPNNKNVNDELMTLLSSSKKQIEAFPWEDKNAYSAWVSQTFYFARHTTRLLAMAGARTPFGAPEFHNRFLAHCAEEKGHDKLLVNDLKTLGSKMEEWPEMPGTCALYQTQYYYIEHHSPMAFFGYILGLEALAAHFGDYMNKRIEKAWGPKAAHFIRVHAEEDVGHTEEALSKIASLPPDDQVVVMQNLRQTLSYYEQMLNECREISRARGRNAA is encoded by the coding sequence ATGCCTAACAATAAGAACGTTAACGATGAACTGATGACCCTTCTGAGTTCCTCCAAAAAGCAGATCGAAGCTTTTCCGTGGGAGGACAAAAATGCCTATTCTGCCTGGGTGTCGCAGACATTCTATTTTGCCCGTCACACCACGCGGCTGCTGGCGATGGCTGGTGCGCGCACACCATTTGGAGCGCCCGAGTTTCATAATCGCTTCCTGGCTCACTGTGCAGAGGAAAAAGGGCACGACAAGCTGCTGGTGAATGATCTGAAAACTCTGGGAAGCAAAATGGAAGAGTGGCCGGAGATGCCAGGCACCTGCGCCCTTTATCAGACCCAGTACTATTATATCGAACATCATTCGCCGATGGCTTTCTTTGGTTACATTCTGGGGCTGGAGGCGCTGGCGGCGCACTTTGGTGATTACATGAATAAACGCATTGAAAAGGCCTGGGGGCCGAAAGCCGCACATTTCATCCGCGTGCATGCTGAAGAGGACGTGGGACATACGGAAGAGGCTCTGAGCAAGATCGCCTCGTTGCCACCAGATGATCAGGTGGTGGTGATGCAGAACCTGCGGCAGACCTTGAGCTATTATGAACAGATGCTGAACGAATGCCGCGAGATATCCCGGGCCCGGGGGCGCAACGCCGCTTAA
- a CDS encoding LysM peptidoglycan-binding domain-containing protein, whose protein sequence is MNKKFSVMMALILTAMLAQAQDNPPDATWESDPLDVLESQQQEVVEPSVPEFKEIDEPGADVPAPPAPEVASPEPTTEDVAPSAPAPETQTMETFSPAPGTGAVGSEPDYAREAEFHRIYKNYNEQPTSVELWEKAVGNREAEIYQVQKGDTLWGISTTFFGDPNFWPKIWSLNNGAVLNPHEIDPKMNIQFFPGTADEAPTLDLAAADTAGKADGTVVTDVKPEAGAKGDAVVLPRGKKRAPLLKNLPNSLPSYRMGAMNDPKVELQIELPKNQFPIAPEYLEYYLADAPVQGVGRVTATEMDMKTAGEFQYIYVRLDSNGGKDFVAQKNLTMVKDPLVKDRQGQMVELQGEIEVLEKVNDQQNIYRAIVKKAIQPVDVGAILTPGKLPMIDPTPSGLVSGVGAKIMGGQFDKKRNIFGNSTLVFLDGGSASGLQEGQTLSVFADERVRNKKNEAVMNDRVVGSVKIVRVSPNFATAYVIKASDNILVGDYVGKPVVQAMREAPVVEAPAKVDEDFEKEFEDAPSTPAEAPSPDGGLDDSDLDF, encoded by the coding sequence ATGAACAAGAAGTTCTCCGTAATGATGGCCCTGATCCTGACGGCAATGCTGGCACAGGCGCAAGACAACCCACCGGATGCGACCTGGGAGTCGGATCCACTTGACGTGCTGGAAAGCCAGCAGCAGGAAGTGGTTGAGCCGAGCGTGCCTGAGTTTAAGGAAATTGACGAGCCTGGTGCAGATGTCCCGGCACCTCCGGCTCCGGAGGTGGCAAGCCCTGAGCCAACAACAGAGGACGTCGCTCCATCCGCACCGGCCCCGGAAACCCAGACAATGGAAACCTTCAGTCCGGCACCGGGCACTGGCGCCGTGGGGTCTGAACCCGATTACGCGCGTGAGGCGGAATTCCATCGCATCTACAAAAACTACAATGAACAACCCACTTCCGTAGAGCTGTGGGAAAAAGCCGTCGGCAATCGCGAGGCGGAAATCTATCAGGTGCAGAAAGGCGACACGCTGTGGGGGATCTCCACAACGTTCTTCGGTGATCCGAATTTCTGGCCGAAAATTTGGTCTTTGAACAACGGCGCGGTTTTGAATCCGCACGAAATTGATCCGAAGATGAATATTCAGTTCTTCCCTGGAACGGCGGATGAAGCGCCGACTCTGGATCTGGCGGCGGCTGATACTGCGGGCAAAGCGGATGGCACTGTGGTGACGGACGTGAAGCCGGAAGCGGGAGCCAAGGGTGATGCCGTGGTGTTGCCGCGTGGAAAAAAACGTGCTCCGCTGCTGAAGAATCTTCCCAATAGTCTGCCATCCTATCGCATGGGCGCGATGAATGACCCGAAGGTGGAACTTCAGATTGAGCTGCCGAAAAACCAGTTCCCTATTGCTCCTGAGTATCTGGAATACTATCTGGCGGACGCTCCGGTTCAGGGGGTTGGTCGTGTGACGGCTACTGAAATGGATATGAAGACGGCTGGTGAGTTCCAGTACATCTATGTGCGCTTGGACAGCAATGGCGGCAAAGACTTTGTGGCCCAGAAAAACCTGACTATGGTGAAAGACCCTTTGGTGAAAGACCGTCAGGGGCAAATGGTCGAGCTGCAGGGTGAAATCGAAGTTCTGGAAAAAGTGAACGACCAGCAGAATATCTACCGCGCGATTGTGAAAAAAGCCATTCAGCCGGTGGACGTGGGCGCGATCCTGACGCCAGGAAAACTGCCGATGATTGATCCAACGCCGTCGGGGCTGGTGTCCGGCGTGGGGGCAAAAATCATGGGCGGGCAGTTCGATAAAAAGCGCAACATCTTTGGTAACAGCACTCTGGTGTTCCTGGATGGTGGTTCTGCTTCGGGGCTGCAGGAAGGCCAGACGCTGTCGGTGTTTGCGGATGAGCGTGTACGCAACAAGAAAAACGAAGCGGTGATGAATGACCGCGTGGTGGGCTCGGTGAAGATCGTGCGTGTGTCGCCAAACTTTGCCACCGCATACGTGATCAAAGCTTCCGACAACATCCTGGTGGGCGACTATGTCGGCAAGCCGGTGGTTCAGGCCATGCGTGAAGCTCCGGTGGTTGAAGCTCCGGCCAAGGTGGATGAGGATTTTGAAAAGGAATTTGAAGATGCACCGAGCACTCCGGCAGAAGCTCCGTCGCCGGATGGCGGACTGGATGATTCCGATCTTGATTTTTAA
- the mrdA gene encoding penicillin-binding protein 2: MSTYVSNPDEAKEYLGRYKIFYIAIGFALTIFTMRLWYLQIISGNELREFSEKNRIKQNKITAPRGLMLDRDGKVLVENLPGFEAILSPQYIESLDELAKTVGPVLGMEPEKVVLKVQKSRRQNGPFAQIRLKENLSREEVFRLKRMRLDTPGLEIRESIVRFYPLRDNGAQLFGYVGEISKRQLPVLNDLYKGALKFDQGDIIGKSGLEETLERDIRGSDGVSFIQVDAHGRETVTQTPNIYGEQIKDMIPVHGNNAILTIDRDIQEAAFKSFMSLNRIGAVVAMRTNGEILAWVSTPSFDPNEFSTGISAQTWSKLINDPFKPLRNKVIQDHNAPGSTFKPLVAVPALQEKVITPTTIVSAPGVFYFGRRPYHDHLKGGHGNITVFEALERSSNVFFYKMGIALGVDKMFDYISLLGIGQKTGIELAREVSGTMPNSAWKKSTVGEEWQPGENLSTAIGQGFVNVTPLSMAIAYNAIGTEGKVVKPFLLRKIIDQDGKVLRENFPQVVRDLQQTQPNGVKISAETFKTVKEGMRRVANGERGTAKRYKVPGVQMAGKTGTAQVMGFSADQIYAKCESRPIHMRHHGWFIAFAPADNPEITIAALAEHSCHGSSGAAPIVRDIVEAYFMKYHPEVIEAALKATGGKRAQAPAAGPEVEGE, from the coding sequence ATGAGTACATACGTCAGTAATCCGGACGAGGCAAAAGAGTACCTGGGCCGGTACAAGATCTTTTATATCGCCATCGGCTTTGCCCTGACCATCTTCACGATGCGTCTGTGGTATCTGCAGATCATTTCTGGTAATGAGCTGCGCGAGTTCTCGGAAAAAAACCGTATCAAACAAAACAAAATCACCGCTCCGCGCGGTCTGATGCTGGATCGTGATGGCAAAGTGCTGGTGGAAAATCTGCCGGGCTTTGAGGCCATCCTGTCCCCGCAGTACATCGAAAGCCTTGATGAGCTGGCGAAAACTGTCGGCCCGGTTCTGGGCATGGAACCGGAAAAAGTGGTTCTGAAGGTTCAGAAAAGCCGCCGCCAAAACGGTCCGTTTGCACAGATCCGTCTGAAAGAAAACCTGAGCCGCGAAGAAGTCTTCCGTCTGAAACGCATGCGTCTGGACACTCCGGGCCTTGAGATCCGCGAATCCATCGTGCGCTTCTATCCATTGCGTGACAACGGCGCACAACTGTTTGGTTACGTCGGAGAGATTTCCAAGCGTCAGTTGCCGGTACTGAATGACCTGTACAAAGGCGCACTGAAGTTTGACCAGGGTGACATCATCGGTAAATCAGGTCTGGAAGAAACCCTGGAAAGAGACATCCGTGGTTCTGACGGCGTCAGCTTCATCCAGGTCGACGCCCACGGGCGTGAAACGGTAACTCAGACACCAAACATTTACGGTGAGCAGATCAAGGACATGATCCCGGTCCACGGGAACAACGCGATTCTGACGATTGACCGTGATATCCAGGAAGCCGCCTTTAAGTCCTTCATGAGCTTAAACCGCATCGGTGCGGTTGTGGCGATGCGAACCAACGGTGAAATCCTGGCCTGGGTCAGCACCCCGTCCTTTGATCCGAATGAGTTTTCCACCGGTATTTCCGCGCAGACTTGGTCCAAACTGATCAACGATCCGTTCAAACCTCTGCGTAACAAAGTTATCCAGGATCACAATGCCCCGGGTTCGACTTTCAAACCTTTGGTGGCAGTTCCCGCTTTGCAGGAAAAAGTGATCACTCCGACGACGATTGTGTCGGCTCCGGGTGTGTTCTACTTCGGCCGTCGTCCTTATCATGACCACTTAAAAGGCGGTCACGGTAACATCACGGTGTTTGAAGCTTTGGAACGATCCTCCAACGTGTTCTTCTATAAGATGGGTATCGCGTTGGGCGTTGATAAAATGTTCGACTATATCAGTCTGCTGGGCATCGGTCAGAAAACCGGTATCGAGCTGGCGCGTGAGGTTTCCGGAACCATGCCAAACTCGGCTTGGAAAAAATCCACTGTCGGCGAAGAGTGGCAGCCGGGGGAAAACCTTTCCACAGCGATCGGTCAGGGTTTCGTGAACGTGACTCCGCTTTCCATGGCGATTGCCTACAATGCGATCGGCACCGAGGGTAAAGTTGTAAAACCGTTCCTGCTTCGCAAGATCATCGACCAGGACGGAAAAGTCCTGCGCGAAAACTTCCCTCAGGTGGTTCGTGATCTGCAACAGACTCAGCCTAATGGTGTGAAGATCTCTGCAGAAACGTTTAAAACCGTCAAAGAGGGCATGCGCCGTGTGGCCAATGGCGAGCGCGGAACTGCGAAGCGCTACAAGGTTCCGGGCGTGCAAATGGCCGGTAAAACCGGGACAGCACAGGTTATGGGCTTCTCGGCGGATCAGATCTATGCGAAGTGCGAAAGCCGTCCGATTCACATGCGTCACCATGGTTGGTTCATTGCGTTTGCTCCGGCAGACAATCCGGAAATCACCATCGCCGCTTTGGCAGAACACTCGTGCCACGGAAGCTCCGGTGCGGCCCCGATTGTTCGCGACATTGTTGAAGCTTATTTCATGAAATATCACCCTGAAGTGATCGAAGCGGCGTTGAAAGCCACCGGTGGAAAACGTGCGCAAGCACCGGCCGCCGGACCGGAAGTTGAAGGAGAATAA
- a CDS encoding SurA N-terminal domain-containing protein: protein MSDNMAEKMKRGINAKSVTAMVIFGAIIMVFVFFGMPERMGAGVGSVARVNNTLISLADFQNEENRIQQYYQNLFGTQMDFSSQRQLLRQQALENLVRMELVSQAAQKNGILATDAEVRDYIVKDIPFLQQNGMFQKEYYMRFIEQTRTTPANFEDRIRKDISNVRTRALFELATQPTAVELKKIQDLRAAKINVLFVKIDSEAATKAMTKEKADAAIKALDEALVKGDEAAVNAQLKELKATWEETGLVELGSETFPKITSSVATEAVFELSKTEPLLKRLVRDGNSKYVLKLKESKIEEVKTALEPMSAEMMQKRRGDGMFEAWINMFRSKSHVTMNTQVLQLN, encoded by the coding sequence ATGAGCGATAATATGGCAGAAAAGATGAAGCGAGGAATCAACGCGAAGAGCGTGACGGCGATGGTTATTTTCGGTGCCATCATTATGGTTTTCGTCTTCTTCGGGATGCCCGAAAGAATGGGTGCGGGCGTTGGCTCCGTGGCTCGCGTGAACAACACTCTGATTTCTCTGGCGGACTTCCAAAATGAAGAAAACCGCATCCAGCAGTACTACCAAAACCTGTTCGGAACCCAGATGGACTTTAGCTCTCAGCGTCAACTTCTGCGCCAGCAAGCGCTGGAGAATCTGGTGCGCATGGAACTTGTGTCCCAGGCTGCTCAAAAGAACGGCATTTTGGCGACAGACGCGGAAGTTCGCGACTATATCGTGAAAGACATCCCGTTCCTTCAGCAAAACGGCATGTTCCAGAAAGAATACTACATGCGTTTTATCGAGCAAACGCGCACCACTCCGGCTAACTTTGAAGATAGAATCCGTAAAGACATCTCTAACGTTCGCACTCGTGCTTTGTTCGAACTGGCGACTCAACCAACAGCGGTGGAACTGAAAAAGATTCAGGATCTGCGCGCGGCAAAGATCAATGTTCTTTTCGTGAAAATCGACTCTGAAGCTGCGACCAAGGCTATGACCAAGGAAAAAGCCGACGCAGCTATCAAAGCTTTGGATGAGGCTTTGGTAAAAGGCGACGAAGCCGCAGTTAACGCACAACTGAAAGAGCTGAAAGCGACCTGGGAAGAAACCGGTTTGGTTGAACTGGGTTCTGAGACTTTCCCGAAAATCACCAGCTCGGTGGCTACGGAAGCGGTCTTTGAGCTGAGCAAAACAGAGCCTTTGCTGAAGCGCCTGGTTCGTGACGGCAACAGCAAATACGTTTTGAAACTGAAAGAAAGCAAAATTGAAGAAGTCAAAACCGCTCTGGAGCCAATGTCTGCAGAGATGATGCAAAAACGCCGTGGCGACGGTATGTTTGAGGCGTGGATCAATATGTTCCGTTCCAAGTCCCACGTGACTATGAACACTCAAGTTCTGCAGTTGAACTAA
- a CDS encoding DNA-processing protein DprA has protein sequence MNDLYSISQILKSHPLYAVERDGVHALYLELARAGRLAADQVLAELRPRFPDLADALVKNHELFKKHCEESLQLKMQGVNFVVYGEVLYPELCYQMADPPLTLSYRGSPAWLNAKTLSVVGSREPAADSLLWMEKELGAFCEQERPCIISGGARGVDQKAHSVALRKFCPTVVVLPSGLGEVYPANLKEWMGLVIEQGGCFLSEYDHQQKMHKHLFHHRNRLIAALGRASLLVEARRRSGTLITAHQAAQIGRPVWVVPGHPLDPHFQGALDLLMDGAQAVRDAQDLLMFFHSENAGEQISPAGVGETVESQHYL, from the coding sequence ATGAACGATCTTTATTCCATTTCGCAAATTTTAAAAAGTCACCCGCTGTACGCCGTTGAGCGCGACGGGGTTCACGCCCTTTATCTTGAGCTGGCCCGTGCCGGAAGGCTTGCGGCCGATCAGGTGCTGGCCGAACTTCGCCCCCGGTTTCCGGATCTGGCCGACGCCCTGGTGAAAAACCATGAGCTGTTCAAAAAACACTGCGAGGAAAGTCTGCAACTGAAAATGCAGGGGGTGAACTTTGTCGTCTATGGCGAAGTGTTGTACCCGGAACTGTGCTATCAGATGGCGGATCCGCCGCTGACCCTGAGCTATCGTGGTTCGCCCGCGTGGTTGAATGCCAAAACCCTGTCGGTGGTGGGCAGTCGGGAGCCGGCGGCGGATTCCCTGTTGTGGATGGAAAAAGAGCTGGGAGCTTTTTGCGAGCAGGAAAGGCCTTGCATCATCAGCGGCGGTGCCCGCGGTGTCGATCAAAAGGCCCACAGTGTGGCTTTGCGCAAGTTCTGCCCGACGGTGGTGGTGCTGCCATCCGGTTTGGGTGAAGTTTATCCCGCCAACTTGAAAGAGTGGATGGGGCTTGTGATTGAGCAGGGTGGTTGTTTCTTAAGTGAATATGATCATCAGCAAAAAATGCACAAACATCTCTTCCATCATCGCAACCGCCTGATCGCCGCGTTGGGGCGGGCCAGTCTGCTGGTGGAAGCCCGTCGTCGCAGTGGAACGCTGATCACCGCCCATCAGGCCGCGCAGATCGGACGACCGGTTTGGGTGGTTCCAGGTCATCCTTTGGATCCGCATTTTCAAGGCGCTCTGGATTTGTTAATGGACGGTGCGCAGGCGGTTCGCGATGCCCAAGACTTGCTCATGTTTTTCCATTCGGAAAATGCTGGTGAACAAATATCACCAGCAGGGGTAGGTGAGACAGTTGAGTCGCAACACTACCTGTAG
- a CDS encoding lytic transglycosylase domain-containing protein yields MKTKHLKIGIAFVTASLTSVLFNNFSFTQWQRPEVPAMESVNEASRVSHAKELLGGGYKGSDAQKIEGQKALNEAILSKVQTHLPAKFKGQARAIARTVISESAKYGMDPVFVLAVIKTESKFNPLVVGRHGEIGLMQIKPDTAEWIAKKFDLPFNGKKTLQSPSANIKIGMAYMNYLRAKFDKKAMKYVSAYNMGPTNVRRLLAKNVKPAEYNSRVMKNYSVLYSNINSKNPHTVAAL; encoded by the coding sequence ATGAAAACGAAACATCTCAAAATCGGAATCGCCTTTGTCACCGCATCGCTCACGTCGGTTCTATTTAACAACTTCTCTTTCACCCAGTGGCAGCGCCCTGAGGTGCCAGCGATGGAAAGCGTGAACGAAGCTTCACGTGTTTCTCACGCGAAAGAACTGCTGGGTGGCGGCTATAAAGGCAGTGACGCCCAGAAAATCGAAGGCCAAAAGGCTTTGAACGAAGCCATTCTTTCCAAAGTGCAAACTCACCTGCCGGCAAAGTTCAAAGGCCAGGCACGCGCCATTGCCCGCACGGTGATTTCTGAAAGCGCCAAATACGGTATGGATCCGGTGTTTGTTCTTGCGGTGATCAAGACGGAATCCAAATTCAATCCCCTGGTTGTCGGCCGTCACGGCGAAATTGGTCTGATGCAAATCAAACCCGACACGGCGGAATGGATCGCGAAAAAATTTGACCTGCCTTTCAACGGTAAAAAGACTTTGCAAAGCCCGTCTGCGAACATCAAGATCGGCATGGCTTACATGAACTATCTGCGTGCGAAGTTCGACAAGAAGGCGATGAAGTATGTCAGTGCCTATAACATGGGTCCGACAAATGTGCGCCGTCTGCTGGCTAAAAACGTGAAACCGGCAGAGTACAACTCAAGAGTAATGAAGAACTACAGCGTTCTTTATTCCAACATCAATTCCAAGAATCCACACACCGTGGCTGCTCTGTAA
- the mreC gene encoding rod shape-determining protein MreC has translation MIGIVLALPLISINMQQRPQESNWLAKPFSLLGSAVSESFYGFSSGVKGTTAMYLDLINIKKHSEQLASTNNELQARLEKMNELLIENDRLRGLLTFKEQTKMSLMAAQVIGRDLVIDHNTITINKGTQDGLKAGQAVITTGGVLGYIFKPDTFTSHVMLITDRYAVVDGIVQRTRAHGIVEGKSQYSSTLQLKYVERTEDVQEGDLVVTGGLDNIFPKGFPVAVVDSVEKKTFSVSLKVDLRPVVDPYKVEEVFVVLQGNNEDFGDKFAPASATATTETTAEGAAPAATPAVKPAATPAAKPAATPKPQENRQ, from the coding sequence ATGATCGGGATTGTCCTGGCTCTGCCACTGATTTCCATCAACATGCAGCAGCGCCCGCAAGAGTCCAACTGGCTGGCAAAACCCTTCAGCCTTCTGGGCAGCGCGGTTTCTGAATCCTTCTATGGCTTCAGCTCCGGCGTCAAAGGCACCACCGCCATGTATCTTGATCTTATCAACATCAAGAAGCACAGCGAACAACTGGCCAGCACCAACAATGAACTTCAGGCGCGCCTGGAAAAAATGAACGAGTTGCTGATTGAAAACGACCGCCTGCGCGGTCTTTTGACGTTCAAAGAACAAACCAAAATGTCCCTGATGGCAGCGCAAGTCATCGGCCGCGACCTGGTGATTGATCACAACACCATCACGATCAACAAGGGAACTCAAGACGGCCTGAAAGCCGGCCAGGCCGTGATCACCACGGGCGGGGTTCTGGGTTACATCTTTAAACCGGACACCTTCACTTCGCATGTGATGCTGATCACCGACCGCTATGCGGTGGTGGATGGTATCGTGCAAAGAACCCGTGCCCACGGGATTGTCGAGGGTAAATCCCAGTACAGCAGCACTCTGCAACTGAAATACGTGGAAAGAACCGAAGACGTTCAGGAAGGCGACCTGGTTGTGACCGGCGGCCTTGACAACATCTTCCCTAAAGGGTTCCCGGTGGCCGTGGTCGATTCCGTGGAAAAGAAAACTTTCAGCGTATCCTTGAAAGTCGACCTGCGCCCGGTGGTGGACCCTTACAAAGTGGAAGAGGTCTTTGTCGTGCTTCAGGGTAACAATGAGGATTTCGGCGACAAGTTCGCGCCTGCATCTGCAACTGCGACAACCGAAACCACGGCGGAAGGCGCTGCGCCCGCCGCGACTCCGGCTGTGAAGCCGGCGGCGACTCCGGCAGCCAAGCCGGCGGCGACTCCTAAACCTCAGGAGAACAGACAGTGA
- the lptF gene encoding LPS export ABC transporter permease LptF codes for MSIFNGKKAAQYIFFEMLPSFILGLLVFVSIILMFQVLRLTEFALVHGVAMKTIAEIIGYVIISMLPILFPMALLFSVLLTYGRLSQDSEIVAMKASGLPMGTLLLPALVLATLVGVISAQMSFNIAPWGNRQFEVLYSRLANTKAAAIIKEGTFAEGFFDMVIYANEVNTDKGLLKKVFIYDEKNGDVPLTIIAKAGEIVPDPTRPGHEILLQLNQGEIHRQAKTHTKISFDTYDVRFSEPQNIEEKAKSPPSLTLEEVRNRLKEDIKDKEVRRTLQSEYHKRWAISVLCIVFAMIGVGLGTTTNRRAAKAGGMILCIGIIIFYWILYVAAEGAARSGALPAALAIWTPNVLFAALGVETLRRNWN; via the coding sequence TTGAGTATTTTTAACGGAAAAAAAGCCGCGCAGTACATTTTCTTTGAGATGCTCCCGAGTTTTATTTTGGGATTACTGGTGTTCGTCTCCATTATTTTGATGTTCCAGGTTCTGCGTTTGACCGAATTTGCCCTGGTCCATGGCGTGGCCATGAAAACCATCGCTGAAATCATTGGTTACGTCATTATCTCCATGCTGCCGATTCTGTTCCCGATGGCTTTGCTGTTCTCGGTTCTATTGACCTATGGACGTCTCAGCCAGGATTCTGAGATCGTGGCCATGAAAGCCTCGGGCCTGCCAATGGGCACTTTGCTGCTGCCCGCCCTGGTTCTGGCCACTTTGGTGGGTGTTATTTCCGCGCAGATGTCCTTCAACATCGCGCCCTGGGGCAATCGTCAGTTCGAGGTTCTTTATTCCCGTCTGGCCAACACCAAGGCCGCTGCCATCATCAAGGAAGGCACCTTTGCCGAAGGCTTCTTTGACATGGTCATTTACGCCAACGAGGTCAACACCGACAAGGGTCTGCTGAAAAAAGTTTTTATCTATGACGAGAAAAACGGCGACGTGCCTTTGACCATCATTGCCAAGGCCGGCGAAATTGTTCCGGATCCCACACGTCCGGGACATGAGATTTTGCTGCAACTGAATCAGGGTGAAATCCACCGTCAGGCCAAAACCCATACCAAAATCAGCTTTGACACCTATGATGTGCGCTTCTCGGAACCACAGAACATCGAGGAAAAAGCCAAGTCACCACCCTCTTTGACTTTGGAAGAAGTCCGCAACCGCCTGAAAGAGGACATCAAAGACAAAGAAGTCCGTCGCACTCTGCAAAGCGAGTATCACAAACGCTGGGCCATCTCGGTACTTTGTATCGTCTTTGCGATGATCGGCGTGGGCTTGGGAACAACCACCAACCGCCGTGCCGCCAAAGCCGGAGGCATGATTCTTTGTATTGGGATCATCATCTTCTATTGGATTTTGTACGTGGCTGCAGAAGGTGCGGCACGCAGTGGTGCTTTACCAGCGGCGCTTGCGATCTGGACACCGAACGTTCTTTTTGCTGCTTTGGGTGTGGAAACTTTAAGAAGAAACTGGAACTAA